ACCGGGACTATGTGGAAGAGGACGTGAAGATCCGTCGGCTGATCGCCGACCGGATGCCGCGAGCCGCGATCAGCAAAGTGACTATTCAACGCAGCCAGGGCCGCGTTGAGCTGTGGGTTCACACCGCTCGGCCGGGTATCGTCATCGGCCGCGGTGGCAAGGAGACTGACGCGCTGAAGCGAGAGCTGGAAAAGATCTCCGGCAAGCAGGTGCAGGTCAACGTCATCGAGGTCAAAGACCCCGAAGTTGAGGCACAGCTGGTGGCCCAGGCAGTCGCAGAGCAGTTGGCGGGCCGAGTGGCCTTCCGGCGGGCCATGCGCCGGGCCTTGCAGTCCACGCTGAAAGCTGGCGCTCAGGGCATTCGAATCCAGGTCTCCGGTCGATTGGGCGGCGCAGAAATGAGCCGCACCGAGTTCTACCGCGAGGGTCGGGTACCGCTGCACACGCTGCGGGCCAATATCGACTACGGCTTCGCCGAGGCGCACACCACTTTCGGCCGGATTGGCGTGAAGGTGTGGGTGTACCGGGGCGAGGCGCCGGTTACCCGAGCTGATCGCGAGCAGGCGGAAGCGCAGAAGCTCATGGGTCGCTCCTCGCGTGGTCGCGGTGGACGTCGTGACCGGGGTGACCGGGACCGTCGTTCAGATCGTGGCGAGGGTCAGCAGCCAGCGGCTGCGCCCGAGGCAGCAGCAACCGCGGCTCCCGAGGCCGCAGCAGGAACGGAGGGCTGAGTCATGCTCATCCCGCGCAGGGTGAAGCACCGCAAGCAGCACCACCCGAGCAGGCGTGGTGTCGCCAAGGGCGGCACCAAAGTTGTGAACGGCGAGTGGGGCCTGCAAGCCATCACCCCCGCCTACGTCACCAACCGACAGATCGAAGCAGCTCGTATCGCCATCAACCGACGGGTTCGTCGTGGCGGCCGACTGTGGATCAACATTTACCCAGACCGGCCGCTGACCAAGAAGCCAGCGGAAACCCGGATGGGTTCGGGTAAGGGCTCACCGGAATGGTGGGTAGCCAACGTGAAGCCCGGGCGAGTGATGTTCGAACTGTCCTACCCCGATGAAGAGATTGCCCGCGAGGCACTCGAGCGCGCCGCACACAAACTGCCGCTGAAGTGCCGGATCGTGCGACGAGATATGAGTGAGGGCTGATGGCTGCAACCAAGACCGCTGATCTCCGCAAGCTTGCTGATGACGAGCTGGAGAACACCCTGGCGGAGCACAAGACCGAGTTGTTCAACCTGCGGTTCCAATCCGCGACTGGCCAGTTGGAAAGCCATGGCCGGCTGCGGGCAGTCCGCCGGGATATCGCGCGCATCTACACCGTGTTGCGCGAGCGAGAGTTGGGCATCACCACACTCGACGAGGATCAGGATGGTGCCGCATGACGGAGGAAGCAGTGACCCAAGACAAGACTGAGGCCACCGGGCGCGGCTATCGCAAGACCCGCGAGGGCCTAGTGGTGAGTGACAAGATGGACAAGACAGTCGTGGTGGCGGTCGAGGACCGGTTCAAGCACCCGCTATACGGCAAGGTGGTGCGTCGCACCAGCAAACTGAAGGCACATGACGCCAACAACGAGGCCGCCCCCGGCGACCGCGTTCTGCTCATGGAGACCCGACCCACGTCGGCGACAAAGCGCTGGCGGGTAGTCGAGATCCTCGAGAAAGCCAAGTAGGCCCG
This portion of the Actinomycetes bacterium genome encodes:
- the rpsC gene encoding 30S ribosomal protein S3; the encoded protein is MGQKIHPHGFRLGYTADYVSNWYADGHKPGQRYRDYVEEDVKIRRLIADRMPRAAISKVTIQRSQGRVELWVHTARPGIVIGRGGKETDALKRELEKISGKQVQVNVIEVKDPEVEAQLVAQAVAEQLAGRVAFRRAMRRALQSTLKAGAQGIRIQVSGRLGGAEMSRTEFYREGRVPLHTLRANIDYGFAEAHTTFGRIGVKVWVYRGEAPVTRADREQAEAQKLMGRSSRGRGGRRDRGDRDRRSDRGEGQQPAAAPEAAATAAPEAAAGTEG
- the rplP gene encoding 50S ribosomal protein L16; translation: MLIPRRVKHRKQHHPSRRGVAKGGTKVVNGEWGLQAITPAYVTNRQIEAARIAINRRVRRGGRLWINIYPDRPLTKKPAETRMGSGKGSPEWWVANVKPGRVMFELSYPDEEIAREALERAAHKLPLKCRIVRRDMSEG
- the rpmC gene encoding 50S ribosomal protein L29, encoding MMAATKTADLRKLADDELENTLAEHKTELFNLRFQSATGQLESHGRLRAVRRDIARIYTVLRERELGITTLDEDQDGAA
- the rpsQ gene encoding 30S ribosomal protein S17 → MTEEAVTQDKTEATGRGYRKTREGLVVSDKMDKTVVVAVEDRFKHPLYGKVVRRTSKLKAHDANNEAAPGDRVLLMETRPTSATKRWRVVEILEKAK